A region from the Lentimonas sp. CC4 genome encodes:
- the ptsP gene encoding phosphoenolpyruvate--protein phosphotransferase, whose product MKSDTPNKLELLAPLSGPMVPIENVPDPVFAQRMVGDGVSIDPTTNQLLAPCDGTITQVHPSHHAVTFTTSAGLEIMMHIGIDTVALKGKGFKPLVKEGQSIVSGDLLIEFDMDYVARNSKSLLTQIVITNSENLTLDTNSGFVNAGKDRLFTVIGATADTNSKELDTASAINSSPIQLANPAGLHARPAAVLAKKAKSFDSAIEIVCGEKRANAKSTTAIMKMEIGSQATVLIRASGSDAAEAIEALTAEIMSGLGEDVTSTTVDTESKIDTPESSPEPESGDVNKLTGVSASTGIAVGKVYQLRKVVLHVEEYGEEPSIEKQRIEQGVKTAIGQLQGLFEGAESAEAEIFLAHQELLDDPELLDAAMVEINRGKSAAYAWQKTYKNEVDSLAALESTLLAQRANDLRDVGERTLKCILGHEAEALEIPTGSIVIAEDLTPSQTATLDRTKVCGFATVQGGSTSHVAILARAMGLPAIAGIERRALSLENGTSIILDGNTGTAELNVSEAKLSQARQMIETLAKQRAENREHCMEPAITKDGHTINVVANAANLQDVKHGVQFGGEGVGLLRTELLFQSRNQAPTEDEQEQVYRKMLKVHGDTQTLVIRTLDVGGDKPLTYLPIPKEDNPFLGERGIRVSLNRPAIFRTQIRAILRAAEAGPLEIMFPMVTTLSDFTRAKAIVEEERKALELPEVKVGLMIEVPSTALMAESFAEVADFFSVGTNDLAQYTLAIDRGHPKLAAQADGLSPAVLRLIGMAADAMNHADKRISVCGGIAADPQAVALLVGLGVHKLSVSALSIPDIKAQIRTLSMDECRLLAKKALSLKDATEVRELVSSL is encoded by the coding sequence ATGAAGTCAGACACCCCAAACAAACTAGAACTCCTTGCTCCCTTGTCAGGGCCAATGGTGCCGATCGAGAACGTCCCCGACCCTGTATTTGCCCAACGTATGGTCGGCGACGGCGTCTCCATCGACCCGACAACCAACCAACTACTCGCCCCATGCGATGGCACAATCACGCAGGTCCACCCATCACACCATGCGGTCACTTTCACGACCAGTGCAGGACTGGAGATCATGATGCACATCGGCATCGATACCGTCGCCCTCAAAGGGAAAGGCTTTAAACCTTTAGTCAAAGAAGGCCAAAGTATAGTTAGCGGCGACTTACTGATCGAATTCGACATGGACTATGTCGCTCGCAACTCAAAAAGCTTACTCACACAAATCGTCATCACCAACAGCGAGAACCTCACGCTCGATACAAATTCTGGATTTGTGAATGCAGGCAAGGACAGGCTCTTCACTGTCATCGGAGCGACCGCTGATACGAACAGCAAGGAGCTCGACACGGCATCCGCAATCAACTCCAGCCCAATCCAACTGGCGAATCCGGCGGGCTTACATGCACGACCGGCTGCGGTGTTGGCGAAAAAAGCAAAGTCGTTCGACTCCGCAATTGAGATCGTATGCGGAGAGAAACGCGCCAATGCCAAGAGCACGACCGCCATCATGAAAATGGAGATTGGCTCACAGGCAACGGTGCTGATTCGTGCATCCGGTTCGGATGCCGCTGAAGCGATCGAAGCCCTAACCGCTGAGATCATGTCTGGCCTAGGCGAAGATGTCACAAGCACGACCGTCGACACTGAATCAAAAATCGATACCCCCGAGAGCTCACCCGAGCCAGAGTCCGGCGACGTGAATAAGCTCACCGGTGTCAGCGCATCGACAGGCATCGCCGTTGGCAAAGTCTATCAGCTACGTAAGGTCGTGCTACACGTCGAAGAGTATGGCGAGGAGCCATCCATCGAGAAGCAGCGAATCGAACAAGGCGTTAAAACCGCCATCGGGCAGTTGCAGGGACTCTTCGAAGGTGCTGAATCAGCTGAAGCTGAAATCTTTTTGGCACATCAAGAGTTACTGGACGACCCTGAACTACTCGACGCCGCGATGGTCGAAATCAACCGTGGCAAGAGCGCTGCTTACGCATGGCAAAAGACCTACAAGAACGAGGTCGACAGCCTGGCAGCACTCGAAAGCACCCTACTCGCACAACGTGCCAACGACTTGCGCGATGTTGGCGAGCGCACGCTGAAATGTATTCTTGGCCACGAAGCTGAAGCACTGGAAATCCCAACAGGCAGCATCGTGATCGCCGAAGATCTCACACCTTCACAAACGGCCACACTAGATCGCACGAAGGTTTGTGGATTTGCGACGGTGCAAGGCGGCAGCACCTCACACGTAGCCATCTTGGCTCGTGCCATGGGCTTGCCTGCGATTGCTGGCATCGAACGTCGCGCACTGAGCCTAGAGAACGGCACTTCGATTATCTTGGACGGTAACACTGGCACCGCTGAGCTCAATGTATCCGAAGCAAAGCTCAGCCAAGCGCGCCAAATGATTGAGACGCTTGCCAAGCAACGCGCTGAAAATCGTGAGCATTGCATGGAACCGGCAATCACTAAAGATGGGCACACCATCAATGTGGTAGCCAATGCCGCGAACCTTCAGGACGTGAAACACGGCGTGCAATTTGGCGGCGAAGGCGTCGGCCTGCTCCGCACGGAGCTGCTCTTCCAAAGCCGCAACCAAGCACCGACCGAAGATGAGCAAGAGCAAGTCTATCGCAAAATGCTGAAGGTGCACGGCGACACGCAAACGCTAGTGATTCGAACCTTGGATGTGGGCGGCGATAAGCCACTGACCTACCTACCGATCCCGAAAGAAGACAATCCGTTCCTCGGTGAGCGCGGTATTCGTGTTAGCCTGAATCGCCCGGCCATCTTCCGCACACAGATTCGCGCGATCCTACGTGCTGCTGAAGCAGGCCCACTGGAAATCATGTTTCCGATGGTCACGACGCTCTCCGACTTCACTCGCGCCAAAGCGATCGTCGAAGAAGAGCGCAAGGCACTGGAGCTACCGGAAGTCAAAGTTGGCTTGATGATCGAAGTGCCCTCGACCGCACTCATGGCCGAGTCCTTTGCCGAAGTCGCCGACTTCTTCTCAGTCGGCACCAACGATCTGGCTCAATACACATTGGCGATTGATCGAGGGCATCCAAAACTTGCGGCGCAAGCCGATGGCCTAAGCCCCGCAGTCCTGCGACTCATCGGCATGGCTGCCGATGCGATGAATCATGCCGACAAGCGCATCAGCGTCTGCGGTGGCATTGCTGCCGACCCGCAAGCCGTCGCCCTACTCGTTGGCCTAGGCGTGCATAAGCTCAGTGTATCCGCACTTTCAATACCAGACATCAAAGCCCAAATCCGGACGCTCTCAATGGATGAGTGCCGTCTCCTCGCTAAAAAAGCGTTGTCTCTAAAAGATGCCACTGAAGTGCGCGAGTTAGTCTCCAGTCTTTAA
- a CDS encoding AraC family transcriptional regulator: MQFTPNFNLQDNLIRYFREDVASDAIEMDLFGLLTSYTLKARSDVQPRGLDFYSIVHVTQGSAWLWTQSDARTAVSAGDCLLFYPDTAFDFAAATGDATVDCICFNGGLAEHLKQTNLLNEGVRSIGASRRLLSIIRHAKEGTPAGALRAHSALFHLFTELEVERLSSTEAPSRIAALIDAIRQHPEIWRDSHEMAEFCHLSEAQLRRVFKQETGLSPKTFQDTVRAQKAKELLQNGFSVNVVSDLLGYADPFHFSRRFKTLIGNTPRDFLNS, from the coding sequence ATGCAGTTTACCCCCAATTTTAATCTTCAAGACAATCTGATACGCTACTTCAGGGAAGATGTGGCCTCCGATGCGATCGAAATGGATCTGTTCGGTTTGCTGACGTCGTATACGTTGAAAGCACGCAGCGATGTGCAACCACGCGGCCTAGACTTTTATAGCATCGTGCATGTGACCCAAGGTAGTGCATGGCTTTGGACGCAATCCGATGCGCGCACCGCAGTCTCGGCTGGTGATTGCCTGCTGTTTTATCCAGACACGGCATTCGACTTTGCAGCTGCAACAGGCGATGCAACGGTGGACTGCATCTGCTTCAACGGTGGCTTAGCTGAACACTTAAAACAGACGAATCTATTAAACGAAGGGGTGCGCTCGATCGGCGCATCCAGGCGTTTGCTCAGCATCATACGACATGCCAAAGAAGGCACTCCAGCAGGTGCGCTCAGAGCACATAGTGCGTTGTTTCACTTATTTACTGAACTCGAAGTCGAACGCTTAAGCAGCACTGAAGCACCCTCACGTATCGCAGCCTTGATCGATGCCATCCGGCAACACCCCGAGATCTGGCGTGACAGTCACGAAATGGCCGAGTTCTGCCATTTAAGTGAAGCGCAGCTGCGCCGTGTGTTTAAACAAGAGACGGGGCTCAGTCCCAAAACATTCCAAGACACCGTGCGTGCGCAGAAGGCAAAAGAGCTACTTCAGAACGGATTCAGCGTAAATGTGGTATCCGATCTACTAGGCTATGCCGATCCATTTCACTTCAGCCGGCGCTTTAAAACACTCATAGGCAACACCCCACGCGATTTTCTAAATAGCTAA
- a CDS encoding ATP-dependent DNA helicase RecQ: protein MTEQTDPLSILKTTFGFDAFRPGQEQVIQTLLEGRSASAIFPTGSGKSLCYQLPALLLPGLTLVVSPLLALMKDQIDSLQARGVAAERLDSSLDEETYRRVTQDIRGGQLKLLFVAPERLGNERFLNLIHDQRISLLAVDEAHCISSWGHNFRPDYLKLASAAKELKVERVLALTATATPQVSDDMARAFDIAEGDIVNTGFHRPNLELRVTSCSDSERPALLVQRMKERPAGATIIYVSLQRHAEEVAEHLVKEGFDAKAYHAGMKSEDRVATQEAFMNGDVPIICATIAFGMGVDKSDIRYVYHYQMAKGYESYMQEIGRAGRDGAPSVCELFACADDCTALENFVYGDTPDPSSITSIVTELLGSDDEIDIAITDLSRRHDIRQLVVNTLLTRLELKGIIRSEGHYYGDIRFAPSGSSAEILAQYPDNQAAFIRKIFTCCTKARKWITLDIDKAMAHTGQQRNVILRALDSLQHKGLAQLQLAGYRQRFRRLEQDVDIPALCQQLQETFLQHETMEISRIESMLAYAQSDSCLTGKLLHYFGEPIEPCGHCGICLGDAPAKLTERHHASIENTDLSNFTALVAKNAKALSRPRQQARFLCGLNSPAVSATRGLRGNPLFGSYSEVAFAEVLRARDRLTQAIDTEL, encoded by the coding sequence ATGACCGAACAGACCGACCCACTTTCTATCCTCAAGACGACTTTTGGCTTCGACGCGTTTCGCCCCGGACAGGAGCAGGTCATCCAGACGCTCTTAGAAGGACGCAGTGCCAGCGCCATTTTCCCCACGGGTTCGGGCAAGAGTCTGTGCTACCAACTCCCCGCCCTTCTACTGCCGGGATTGACCTTGGTCGTCTCGCCCCTGCTGGCACTGATGAAAGATCAGATCGACAGCCTGCAGGCACGCGGCGTCGCGGCGGAACGCCTAGACTCCAGCCTCGACGAAGAAACCTATCGCCGCGTCACACAAGACATTCGCGGTGGACAACTCAAACTACTCTTCGTCGCACCCGAGCGCCTTGGCAACGAGCGATTCCTGAATCTCATCCACGATCAACGCATCAGCCTGCTCGCTGTCGACGAGGCACACTGCATCTCCTCGTGGGGTCACAACTTCCGCCCCGACTACCTGAAACTCGCCAGCGCCGCGAAAGAACTAAAGGTCGAGCGTGTGCTGGCACTCACCGCGACGGCCACGCCGCAAGTGTCCGACGATATGGCACGCGCCTTCGACATCGCGGAGGGCGACATCGTCAATACAGGGTTTCATCGCCCCAACCTAGAGCTGCGCGTTACCAGTTGCAGCGACTCAGAGCGACCGGCGCTTCTGGTTCAGCGCATGAAGGAACGCCCCGCGGGCGCTACGATTATTTACGTCAGCCTCCAACGTCATGCCGAAGAAGTCGCCGAGCATTTAGTCAAAGAAGGCTTCGACGCCAAGGCCTACCACGCGGGCATGAAATCCGAAGACCGCGTTGCCACTCAAGAGGCCTTCATGAACGGCGACGTGCCCATCATTTGCGCGACGATTGCGTTCGGCATGGGCGTCGATAAGTCCGACATCCGCTACGTGTATCACTATCAGATGGCCAAAGGCTACGAAAGTTACATGCAAGAGATCGGCCGCGCGGGTCGAGATGGCGCGCCTTCGGTTTGCGAGCTATTCGCCTGCGCGGATGATTGCACTGCCCTGGAAAACTTCGTCTATGGTGACACGCCTGATCCATCGAGCATCACCTCAATCGTCACGGAGTTGCTCGGCTCCGATGACGAAATCGACATTGCGATCACCGACCTTTCACGTCGCCACGACATTCGTCAGCTGGTGGTCAATACCTTGCTCACGCGCTTGGAGCTCAAAGGCATCATCCGCTCCGAGGGCCACTACTACGGCGACATTCGATTTGCACCATCAGGCAGCAGTGCCGAAATCCTCGCGCAGTATCCCGACAACCAAGCCGCCTTTATCCGTAAGATCTTCACCTGCTGCACAAAGGCACGCAAGTGGATCACTTTAGACATCGACAAAGCGATGGCACACACCGGTCAGCAGCGCAACGTGATCCTACGCGCACTCGACAGCCTACAACACAAAGGCCTCGCTCAACTACAACTCGCGGGCTACCGGCAACGCTTTCGCCGACTAGAGCAAGACGTCGACATCCCGGCGCTGTGCCAACAGTTACAGGAAACCTTCCTGCAACACGAAACGATGGAAATCAGCCGCATCGAATCCATGCTCGCCTATGCGCAAAGCGACAGCTGCCTGACAGGTAAATTGCTCCACTATTTCGGCGAACCGATTGAGCCCTGCGGCCATTGCGGAATCTGCCTCGGCGATGCGCCCGCGAAGCTAACGGAGCGCCACCATGCCAGCATTGAGAACACCGATCTGAGCAACTTCACTGCCCTCGTAGCAAAGAACGCCAAAGCACTTAGCCGTCCACGCCAGCAAGCCCGCTTTCTCTGCGGCCTCAATTCCCCTGCGGTCTCCGCCACGCGGGGCCTGCGCGGCAATCCGCTGTTCGGTAGCTACAGTGAAGTGGCCTTTGCTGAAGTGCTGCGCGCCCGCGACCGATTGACTCAAGCGATCGATACCGAGCTCTAA
- a CDS encoding leucine-rich repeat domain-containing protein — MKHLLLSIFIICSLQVSSNAADVSDLTYVIDEDSITITDCYAYASGELVIPETIESMPVTSIGDSAFEYCRRLTSVTIPESVISIGDSAFDNCENLTSVTIPVNVNNIGDSAFQDCSNLTSIDVHSSNQYYSSIDGALLDKSQRTLIKYPSKKTGAFTVPNSVTRINDRAFYRCSYLNSITISDSITRIGSSVFTNCDNLISIDVDLDNRYYSSIAGVLFNKRQTTLIHYPARKTGAFTIPTSVTDIADYAFYHCSYLSSITIPDGVISLGWAPFAGCTSLISVTIPDSVTSLDGSAFSFCSNLTNVIIGSGVTIIRGSAFNNCSSLTNVTIGSSVTSIGGSAFRYCTSLISVTIPASVTSISYSAFSHCSNLTSVIFDGDASVSLPSSVFSNNATAFKVYFYEDASWLTTPTWKGYASETLALNEDSDGDQVPNKLERVLGTNPLHKDSNFKSWHSHGNESMRMHYSPPNEHCQFAIESTTDLSDPESWQVDESLTFSADPSEPTVDLPVDGTESVFYRMRISAIE, encoded by the coding sequence ATGAAACACCTACTCTTAAGCATCTTTATCATCTGCAGCCTACAGGTTAGCTCAAATGCAGCTGACGTTAGTGATTTAACCTATGTGATAGATGAAGATAGCATTACCATCACCGACTGTTACGCCTATGCTTCGGGTGAGTTGGTAATCCCTGAAACCATTGAGAGCATGCCCGTAACCAGTATCGGCGATTCGGCTTTCGAGTATTGTAGAAGGTTGACCAGCGTGACAATCCCCGAGAGTGTCATTAGTATTGGCGATTCGGCTTTCGATAATTGCGAAAATCTGACGAGCGTGACAATCCCCGTCAACGTCAACAATATCGGCGACAGCGCTTTCCAGGATTGCAGTAACCTAACGAGTATCGATGTGCATTCCTCCAACCAATACTATTCCAGTATAGACGGTGCCCTATTGGACAAGTCTCAGAGAACATTAATTAAATACCCAAGTAAGAAGACTGGCGCGTTCACAGTCCCTAACAGCGTCACCAGGATCAATGATCGGGCGTTCTATCGCTGCAGCTACCTGAACAGCATCACAATCTCTGACAGTATTACCAGGATTGGTTCTTCGGTTTTCACCAACTGCGACAACCTAATAAGTATCGATGTAGATCTGGACAATCGATACTACTCCAGTATCGCAGGTGTTTTATTTAACAAGCGCCAAACAACACTGATTCATTATCCAGCTAGAAAGACTGGGGCGTTCACAATTCCTACCAGCGTCACTGATATCGCCGATTATGCTTTCTATCACTGCAGCTACCTGAGCAGCATTACAATCCCTGACGGTGTCATTAGTCTCGGCTGGGCACCATTCGCGGGCTGCACGAGCCTGATTAGCGTGACGATACCGGACAGTGTCACTAGTCTCGACGGTTCAGCTTTCAGTTTTTGCAGCAATCTGACTAACGTAATAATCGGCAGCGGCGTCACCATTATAAGAGGTTCTGCTTTCAACAACTGTAGCAGCCTGACAAACGTGACAATCGGCAGCAGCGTCACTAGTATCGGCGGCTCGGCTTTCCGCTACTGCACCAGCCTGATCAGCGTGACGATACCTGCCAGTGTCACCAGTATTAGCTATAGTGCTTTCAGCCATTGCAGCAACCTGACAAGTGTCATCTTCGACGGAGATGCTTCGGTCAGCCTGCCCTCATCAGTCTTCTCAAATAACGCAACTGCTTTCAAAGTGTATTTTTATGAGGATGCATCGTGGCTTACCACGCCGACTTGGAAAGGATACGCAAGTGAAACGCTCGCCCTCAATGAGGACAGTGACGGTGATCAAGTTCCCAATAAACTGGAACGTGTGCTCGGAACGAACCCATTACATAAGGATTCCAACTTCAAAAGTTGGCACAGCCACGGAAATGAAAGCATGCGAATGCACTATAGCCCGCCCAATGAACACTGCCAATTTGCCATCGAATCAACAACAGACCTAAGCGACCCCGAAAGTTGGCAGGTTGATGAAAGCTTAACCTTCTCGGCAGATCCTAGTGAGCCAACCGTAGATTTACCGGTGGATGGAACAGAATCCGTATTCTACCGCATGCGGATCAGTGCGATCGAGTAA
- the metK gene encoding methionine adenosyltransferase, which translates to MSKNFIFSSESVGEGHPDKVADYISDSILDACLEQDPNSRVACETLVKSNCVFLAGEISTNAKLNYEEIVRQAIREIGYTNDDDIFHADQVFVSNILTAQSSDIAQGVDAAEAAGKKTAEQGAGDQGIMFGYACNQTPELMPAAIMYAHRLLREMARQRKELKVDWLRPDVKSQVALEYVDGQPVAIKNVVISTQHAEGKAHAEIEAFCIEVIRKVLPAEMLTDQTEYLINPTGNFVIGGPQGDAGLTGRKIIVDTYGGWARHGGGAFSGKDPSKVDRSAAYFTRWVAKNIVAAGLADECELQVAYAIGHPYPTSVHVDTFGTGTVSDAEIAAAAQKVFSFKPADIVSQLDLLRPIYRESTHYGHFAKDNLPWESTHKADELKAAL; encoded by the coding sequence ATGAGCAAAAATTTCATCTTTTCTTCCGAGTCTGTGGGCGAAGGTCATCCGGATAAAGTCGCTGATTATATCTCAGACAGCATATTAGATGCGTGTCTTGAGCAGGATCCCAATAGCCGTGTGGCGTGTGAGACATTGGTTAAGAGCAACTGCGTGTTCCTTGCTGGGGAGATCTCCACGAATGCGAAACTCAACTACGAGGAGATCGTTCGCCAAGCGATTCGTGAGATCGGTTACACCAACGACGACGATATCTTCCATGCGGATCAGGTCTTCGTCTCGAATATTTTAACGGCACAGTCCTCCGATATCGCACAGGGCGTGGATGCTGCTGAAGCTGCTGGCAAAAAAACTGCCGAGCAGGGTGCGGGTGACCAAGGCATTATGTTTGGTTACGCTTGTAATCAAACTCCTGAATTGATGCCTGCTGCGATCATGTATGCACACCGTCTCCTCCGTGAGATGGCACGTCAGCGCAAGGAGCTTAAAGTTGATTGGCTTCGCCCGGACGTGAAGAGCCAAGTCGCACTCGAGTATGTGGACGGTCAGCCAGTCGCCATTAAGAACGTGGTGATCTCAACGCAGCACGCGGAAGGTAAAGCGCACGCCGAGATTGAGGCATTTTGTATCGAAGTGATCCGTAAGGTGCTGCCAGCTGAGATGCTGACCGATCAGACCGAGTATTTGATCAACCCAACGGGTAACTTCGTAATTGGCGGCCCGCAAGGTGACGCTGGTTTAACTGGACGTAAGATCATCGTGGACACCTACGGTGGTTGGGCGCGTCACGGTGGTGGTGCTTTCTCTGGTAAAGACCCATCCAAGGTGGACCGTTCTGCAGCCTACTTTACGCGTTGGGTGGCTAAGAACATTGTCGCCGCTGGTCTCGCGGATGAGTGTGAACTACAAGTCGCTTACGCGATCGGTCACCCATACCCGACCAGCGTGCACGTTGATACATTTGGCACTGGCACCGTGAGCGATGCCGAAATAGCGGCTGCAGCACAGAAGGTTTTTAGCTTCAAGCCGGCCGACATCGTCAGCCAGCTCGATCTGCTGCGCCCGATTTACCGCGAGTCCACACACTACGGTCACTTCGCCAAGGACAACCTTCCATGGGAGTCCACTCACAAAGCCGACGAATTGAAGGCTGCACTGTAA
- the ahcY gene encoding adenosylhomocysteinase yields the protein MSTDTLTKTDYKVKDITLADFGRKEVEIAQFEMPGLMATCEKYADEQPLKGVRIMGSLHMTIQTAVLIETLQKLGADVRWCSCNIFSTQDHAAAYVAKNLGVPVFAWKGETLEEYWWCTEQALTWPDGSGPELIVDDGGDATLLIHKGYELEDGSDWVNSESGSHEESVIKALLKKIHAEDSSKDHFHKVVKDWKGVSEETTTGVHRLYEMHNAGKLLVPAINVNDSVTKSKFDNLYGCRESLLDGIKRATDVMIAGKVGVVCGYGDVGKGCAAALKGMGAQVVVTEVDPICALQAAMEGYRVLTVEDTLGWGDIYVTTTGNYGIITADHMSKMKDQAIVCNIGHFDNEIGVDALDKMPGVEVEMIKPDNEGAVDKYTFPDGHSIYLLAKGRLVNLGCATGHPSFVMSNSFTNQALAQIELWRQVEKYTPGVYILPKHIDEEVARLHLEKIGCKLTTLSEEQASYIGVKPSGPYKPEHYRY from the coding sequence ATGAGCACAGACACACTTACCAAAACAGATTATAAGGTCAAAGACATCACACTTGCGGACTTCGGTCGCAAGGAAGTCGAGATCGCACAATTCGAAATGCCAGGTCTTATGGCGACCTGCGAAAAATACGCGGATGAGCAACCGCTCAAAGGCGTGCGCATCATGGGCTCGTTGCACATGACCATTCAGACCGCGGTCTTGATCGAAACGCTTCAGAAGCTCGGTGCGGATGTGCGCTGGTGCTCTTGCAATATTTTCTCCACACAAGATCATGCTGCGGCCTACGTGGCGAAGAATCTCGGTGTGCCGGTCTTCGCTTGGAAGGGTGAGACACTCGAGGAATACTGGTGGTGCACTGAACAAGCGCTCACATGGCCAGACGGTTCTGGTCCAGAGCTCATCGTCGACGACGGTGGCGATGCGACGCTACTGATTCACAAGGGCTATGAACTTGAAGATGGTAGCGACTGGGTGAATTCCGAGTCCGGCAGCCATGAGGAGTCTGTGATCAAAGCACTGCTCAAAAAGATTCATGCTGAAGATTCTTCGAAGGATCACTTTCACAAGGTCGTCAAAGACTGGAAGGGTGTTTCGGAAGAAACGACTACAGGTGTGCACCGTCTCTACGAAATGCACAACGCGGGCAAGCTCCTCGTGCCTGCGATCAACGTGAACGACTCCGTGACCAAGTCGAAGTTCGATAACCTCTATGGCTGCCGCGAGTCGCTACTCGATGGTATCAAGCGTGCAACCGATGTAATGATCGCGGGTAAAGTCGGCGTCGTCTGTGGCTATGGCGATGTGGGCAAGGGCTGTGCGGCGGCACTGAAGGGCATGGGCGCGCAAGTCGTCGTGACCGAAGTCGATCCGATCTGCGCACTTCAAGCTGCAATGGAAGGCTACCGCGTCTTAACGGTCGAAGATACACTTGGCTGGGGTGACATCTACGTCACCACTACAGGTAACTACGGCATCATCACTGCAGACCACATGTCGAAGATGAAGGATCAAGCGATCGTTTGTAATATCGGTCACTTCGATAACGAAATCGGCGTGGATGCACTCGACAAGATGCCTGGCGTTGAAGTTGAAATGATCAAGCCTGACAACGAAGGTGCCGTGGACAAATATACCTTCCCAGACGGTCACAGCATCTACTTGCTCGCCAAGGGACGCCTTGTGAACCTTGGTTGTGCAACAGGTCACCCGTCCTTTGTGATGTCCAACAGCTTCACCAACCAAGCGCTCGCTCAAATCGAGCTTTGGAGGCAAGTTGAGAAATACACTCCAGGAGTTTACATCTTGCCGAAGCACATCGACGAAGAAGTGGCACGTCTGCACCTCGAAAAGATTGGCTGCAAGCTCACTACACTCAGCGAAGAGCAGGCCTCTTACATCGGCGTGAAGCCATCTGGCCCATACAAGCCAGAGCACTACCGCTACTAG